One Immundisolibacter sp. genomic window carries:
- a CDS encoding F0F1 ATP synthase subunit gamma, whose protein sequence is ELADTLGGLDTARGGRLMVIAHDPDLRQVSARQVLPLPTVAAPVTGTPPRLYMSVPEFEAALVEQYLFAALTGALQNALLAENQQRVTHLEAAVRRLDERCALLQQRMRKARQEQIIEEVEVAISISEMASGAVSP, encoded by the coding sequence GAATTGGCCGATACTTTGGGCGGACTCGATACCGCCCGTGGTGGCCGGCTGATGGTGATCGCGCATGACCCGGACCTGCGACAGGTGAGTGCACGCCAGGTACTGCCGCTGCCAACTGTAGCGGCGCCTGTAACCGGCACGCCGCCACGGCTGTACATGTCCGTGCCAGAGTTCGAGGCGGCGCTGGTCGAGCAATATCTGTTCGCGGCACTGACCGGAGCACTGCAAAACGCATTGCTGGCGGAGAACCAGCAGCGGGTGACTCACCTGGAAGCGGCGGTACGACGCCTGGACGAGCGCTGCGCACTGCTGCAACAGCGGATGCGCAAAGCCCGGCAGGAGCAGATTATCGAGGAAGTGGAGGTGGCCATAAGCATCAGCGAGATGGCATCAGGGGCAGTATCACCCTAG